Sequence from the Exiguobacterium aurantiacum genome:
GTCACGCACGTGGCTGAATCGGCACAAGATGTCAGTGTCGACTTGACGCTCGAGGTGGCGATTCACCTTGGGGATGACACGGTCCGTACGATTGCGATGGACTCAACGGACGGCGTTCGCCGCGGCATGGAAGTACTTGACTTAGGTTCACCGATTTCAGTACCAGTCGGAGAAGAGACGCTCGGTCGTGTCTTCAACGTACTTGGTAACCCGATTGACGATAAAGAAGTGTCACCGACTGTCCGTCGGTCACCGATTCACCGTCTCGCACCGACGTTCGATGAGTTGTCGACAAAAGTTGAAATCTTGGAAACAGGAATCAAAGTCGTCGACCTCCTCGCACCATACATCAAAGGTGGTAAAATCGGCCTCTTCGGTGGTGCCGGTGTAGGTAAAACCGTTCTCATCCAGGAACTCATCAACAACATCGCGCAAGAGCACAGCGGGATTTCTGTATTTGCAGGAGTCGGTGAGCGTACGCGTGAAGGAAATGACTTGTTCCACGAGATGACGGACTCAGGCGTTATCAAGCAAACGGCGATGGTCTTCGGTCAGATGAACGAGCCGCCGGGCGCGCGTCTTCGCGTAGCCTTGACGGGTCTCACAATGGCAGAGTACTTCCGCGATGAGCAAGGACAAGACGTTCTTCTCTTCGTCGATAACATCTTCCGTTTCACACAGGCAGGTTCGGAAGTTTCGGCCCTTCTCGGTCGGATGCCATCTGCCGTAGGTTACCAGCCAACACTCGCAACGGAAATGGGTATGCTTCAAGAGCGGATCACGTCAACAGCTAAAGGATCGGTCACATCGATTCAAGCGGTTTACGTACCAGCCGATGACTATACTGACCCGGCTCCAGCGACAACGTTCGCTCACCTTGATGCAACGACGAACTTGGAGCGTCGTCTTTCGGAGATGGGGATTTACCCAGCCGTTGACCCGCTCGCATCGACTTCACGTGCCCTCTCGCCTGACATCGTCGGACCTGAGCACTACGAAGTAGCCCGTAACGTCCAGCAAACGCTTCAGCGTTACAAAGAGCTTCAAGATATCATCGCAATCCTCGGTATGGACGAGTTGTCTGAAGACGATAAGCTCACGGTTCACCGTGCGCGTCGCATTCAGTTCTTCTTGTCACAAAACTTCCACGTGGCTGAGCAGTTCACAGGCCAAAAAGGTTCGTACGTACCAGTTAAAGAGACAGTTCGCGGCTTCAAAGAGATCCTCGATGGTAAACACGATGATCTTCCAGAAGATGCATTCCGTCTCGTTGGTCCAATCGAAGACGTCATCGAAAAAGCGAAGACGTTGGTCTAAGACCTACACGGAAGGGGGAAACTAGACGATGAATACTCTTCACGTCAACGTCGTCACCCCGGATGGTGCAGCCTATGAGGGCGAGGCACGGATGGTCGTCGCAAAATCGGTGACTGGTGAACTCGGTATCTTACCGAAACACATCCCGATGGTGACACCGCTCGATATCTCAGTTCTCAAACTGCGCCACGAAGATGGTGGACGCACGCTGATCGCACTCAGCGGCGGTTTCATGGAAGTTCGTCCCGACACGGTGACGATCTTAGCTGAAACAGCCGAAATGGCGGATAAGATCGATTACGACCGCGCTTCTGCGGCGAAAGTTCGTGCCGAGCGTCGTCTTCAAGACACGAAGCTCTCGGACCTCGAATTCCGTCGCGCGGAGCTCGCGCTCAAAAAAGCGATCAACCGCTTGAGCATTCGCGATATCAAAGAATAACCAAAATCTCTCCTGCAGCCGCAGGGGAGATTTTTTTGTGGATGGACCGAACGAATCAGTTTCCTTCTATATATAGGTCAAAAGCATCAAAAGTTTTGTGACCAAATAGTGGAAGACAGACGTCCCTTATCCGATAATATAGGTGGGAACTACGGTAAAGGAGCTAAAGGGATGAAAGTTTATGTTGCGCGCCAACCAATCTTTGACCAAAAATTACGCGTCTGTGGCTATGAACTATTATATCGCCGCAGCGAGAAAAATATATTTGAACACGTCGACGATTCTCTTGCGACCGCCGACGTGATTCATAACGCCTATCTCGTCTTCAACTTTCGTGAGTTGACGGAAGGGACGCGGGCGTTCATCAACTTTCCGCAAAATTTGATCGAGAGCGAGGTACCGGCGTTGTTGCCGCGGCAGACGCTCGTCGTCGAAGTGCTCGAGCACGTTGAACCGACGGAAAAAGTGCTCGCCGCCTTGCGCTCGTTGCGCCGGAAAGGCTATACGATCGCCCTCGACGATTTCGTGTTCGAAGAGAAGTATCGGCCGCTGATCGGACTCGCCGATATCATAAAAATCGATTATCAGGCGACGCCGGTCGACCAACAGAAGCGGCTCATCGACGCGCTCGGCCATCGCATCGAATTTTTAGCGGAGAAGATCGAGACGCCGTTCGAGTATGAGATTGCTAAGAAGCTAGGCTATCACATGTTCCAAGGCTACTTCTTCAGCCGGCCGACAGTCGTCCACGGTGCCGAGGTTCATCCGCTCCGACATACGCTCACGGAAGTATTGAAAGAACTGGATCGGCCGGAACCGAACTTCAGCCGCATCGCCAGCCAAATCGAACGGAGCGTCGACTTGTCGTATAAGATGCTACGCTCGGTCAACACGGTCTACCAAAAAGGGCGTCATACGATCCAATCGATTGAACAGGCCGTCGCCCGAATCGGACTTGATGAGATGAGACGCTGGTCATACTTGATGCTGCTTCGAGAACTGCAGACGTCCGAGTCGAAAGAATTGATTAAACAGAGCGTCATTCGCGGCAAGATGATGGAGCTGATCGCTGACGAGACGTTGCCGCATGTGACAGCGTTCGATGCATTCATCACCGGGATCTTCTCATCTCTCGACGTCATCTTAGACGAAGAGATGCAGTCGCTCGTCTCGGAACTTCCGGTCGAACCGATCGTCAAAGCGGCGCTCCTCGGGGAAGATAATGAGTTGCGCGGTTTACTCGAGATGGTCCTCGCCTACGAACAGT
This genomic interval carries:
- a CDS encoding F0F1 ATP synthase subunit epsilon, with protein sequence MNTLHVNVVTPDGAAYEGEARMVVAKSVTGELGILPKHIPMVTPLDISVLKLRHEDGGRTLIALSGGFMEVRPDTVTILAETAEMADKIDYDRASAAKVRAERRLQDTKLSDLEFRRAELALKKAINRLSIRDIKE
- a CDS encoding EAL and HDOD domain-containing protein — encoded protein: MKVYVARQPIFDQKLRVCGYELLYRRSEKNIFEHVDDSLATADVIHNAYLVFNFRELTEGTRAFINFPQNLIESEVPALLPRQTLVVEVLEHVEPTEKVLAALRSLRRKGYTIALDDFVFEEKYRPLIGLADIIKIDYQATPVDQQKRLIDALGHRIEFLAEKIETPFEYEIAKKLGYHMFQGYFFSRPTVVHGAEVHPLRHTLTEVLKELDRPEPNFSRIASQIERSVDLSYKMLRSVNTVYQKGRHTIQSIEQAVARIGLDEMRRWSYLMLLRELQTSESKELIKQSVIRGKMMELIADETLPHVTAFDAFITGIFSSLDVILDEEMQSLVSELPVEPIVKAALLGEDNELRGLLEMVLAYEQLTVHVEETAPDLSRYYVEAIRWSQTYDAEVNNV
- the atpD gene encoding F0F1 ATP synthase subunit beta, with the translated sequence MNEYGMKGRVVAVMGPVIDVKFDNHLPNIYNALKVTHVAESAQDVSVDLTLEVAIHLGDDTVRTIAMDSTDGVRRGMEVLDLGSPISVPVGEETLGRVFNVLGNPIDDKEVSPTVRRSPIHRLAPTFDELSTKVEILETGIKVVDLLAPYIKGGKIGLFGGAGVGKTVLIQELINNIAQEHSGISVFAGVGERTREGNDLFHEMTDSGVIKQTAMVFGQMNEPPGARLRVALTGLTMAEYFRDEQGQDVLLFVDNIFRFTQAGSEVSALLGRMPSAVGYQPTLATEMGMLQERITSTAKGSVTSIQAVYVPADDYTDPAPATTFAHLDATTNLERRLSEMGIYPAVDPLASTSRALSPDIVGPEHYEVARNVQQTLQRYKELQDIIAILGMDELSEDDKLTVHRARRIQFFLSQNFHVAEQFTGQKGSYVPVKETVRGFKEILDGKHDDLPEDAFRLVGPIEDVIEKAKTLV